In Alicyclobacillus vulcanalis, a single window of DNA contains:
- a CDS encoding flagellar hook-basal body protein — MGQTLWNGLSGINAANTWIDQIADNLANLQTPGYAAEQGTFADLLTMQVYGNATDPSVAARVTQPGWRGGTGTVRTDEQRDFSQAPIVHTGIPTHLAIQGPGFFTVQTPAGRMYTRAGNFIWSRRPDGSFVLATQAGDPVLSATGQPIVKPADATSMSVSPDGTLTFGGGRAVKLGLVEIGEPSSHLLPEGNNLYRLAPGGVATPARDSSVVQGAVNGSNVDESSTMAEIVAAQDFYEENAQAISIANQLMGLADTIRTSGG, encoded by the coding sequence ATGGGGCAAACCCTGTGGAATGGCTTATCGGGGATCAATGCGGCAAACACCTGGATCGACCAGATTGCGGATAACCTCGCCAATCTGCAGACGCCCGGTTACGCCGCGGAGCAGGGGACATTTGCGGATCTCTTGACCATGCAGGTCTATGGCAACGCCACGGATCCGTCCGTTGCGGCGCGCGTGACGCAGCCTGGATGGCGCGGAGGGACGGGGACGGTGCGCACCGACGAGCAGCGGGACTTCAGCCAGGCGCCCATCGTGCACACGGGCATCCCGACGCACTTGGCCATTCAGGGGCCCGGATTTTTCACCGTGCAGACGCCCGCCGGACGCATGTACACGCGGGCGGGCAACTTCATCTGGAGCCGGAGGCCGGACGGCTCTTTCGTGCTCGCGACCCAGGCGGGCGATCCCGTCCTGTCCGCCACGGGTCAGCCCATCGTCAAGCCGGCGGACGCGACGTCGATGTCGGTCTCGCCCGACGGCACTCTGACCTTCGGGGGCGGTCGCGCGGTCAAGCTTGGGTTGGTCGAGATCGGCGAACCCTCGAGCCACCTGCTTCCTGAAGGCAACAACTTGTACCGCTTGGCTCCTGGCGGAGTGGCCACTCCGGCGCGCGACTCGTCGGTCGTCCAAGGCGCGGTCAACGGATCCAACGTGGACGAGTCGTCGACCATGGCGGAGATCGTCGCTGCCCAAGATTTCTATGAGGAGAACGCGCAGGCCATCTCGATAGCCAATCAGCTCATGGGATTGGCGGATACCATTCGGACGTCGGGAGGTTGA
- the spoIIID gene encoding sporulation transcriptional regulator SpoIIID, whose product MHDYIKERTLKIGEYIVETRNTVRTIAREFGVSKSTVHKDLTERLPEINPELATKVKEILEYHKAIRHLRGGEATKMKYHKGDDERAGSALKPKRIERRRGVSSGL is encoded by the coding sequence GTGCATGACTACATCAAGGAGCGTACGCTTAAGATTGGGGAGTATATTGTCGAAACGCGCAACACAGTCCGGACCATCGCGCGCGAGTTCGGCGTCTCCAAAAGCACGGTGCATAAGGATTTGACGGAACGCCTTCCAGAGATCAATCCGGAACTTGCGACGAAGGTCAAGGAAATTTTGGAATACCACAAGGCGATCCGCCATCTGCGCGGTGGCGAAGCGACCAAAATGAAGTATCATAAGGGAGACGATGAGCGGGCTGGGTCGGCGCTGAAGCCGAAGCGAATCGAGCGGCGCAGAGGAGTTTCGAGCGGACTGTAG
- a CDS encoding M23 family metallopeptidase yields the protein MDEKQPIDPKSETPQAQKPSPVRRWLSKRWVYPAMYLGAAAVVIGVIYARLETNSTPTSVTTTETNQTSTTTPTSTGLEPWVWPYAQGTDATVSMGFFPTHGSLKQQAAAVVEYDNTFYPHKGIDIRAAGGRQFTVVAAQRGTVESVTNQPLYGYEVVVSSPDGYTETYQSLGSVDVKPGQSISAGDPIGTTSTNLFEQDQGNHLYFQVNQNGQPVDPTSLLPKQ from the coding sequence CTGTGCGCAGGTGGCTGTCGAAGCGTTGGGTGTATCCGGCGATGTATCTGGGGGCGGCGGCGGTCGTGATCGGCGTCATTTATGCGCGTTTGGAGACCAACAGCACGCCGACGTCGGTCACCACGACGGAGACGAATCAGACGTCGACCACGACCCCGACGTCGACCGGGCTTGAACCTTGGGTGTGGCCTTACGCGCAGGGGACAGACGCCACGGTGTCCATGGGCTTCTTCCCGACGCACGGGTCCCTCAAGCAGCAGGCCGCGGCGGTGGTGGAGTATGACAACACGTTTTATCCGCACAAAGGCATCGACATTCGCGCCGCCGGTGGTCGCCAGTTCACGGTGGTCGCTGCTCAGCGGGGAACCGTCGAGAGCGTGACCAATCAGCCGCTGTACGGCTATGAGGTGGTTGTCAGTTCCCCTGACGGCTACACCGAGACGTATCAGTCGCTGGGTTCCGTGGACGTGAAGCCGGGACAGAGCATTTCGGCCGGGGATCCCATCGGCACGACGTCGACCAACCTGTTTGAGCAGGATCAAGGCAACCATTTGTACTTCCAAGTCAATCAAAACGGTCAGCCGGTCGACCCCACGTCGCTCCTGCCCAAGCAATGA
- a CDS encoding flagellar basal body rod C-terminal domain-containing protein has product MIQGLTAAASGMAAEDRLAQLLSNNLANQETPGFKASLAELIEDPVFAMERYAYGDGADGTSIGQMGGGVDFQEGVPSFVEGGIETTGRPLDVAIVDSIASGEVAYAFTPQGARPVSGTVQVGPGGRLTVGGLPLAVYGADGQPVAGLYAVRNPLYQGSELLSQGGGPTYDAAGRPSYIIENAAGQAVYVPGSETDDPYAIRVGNADDMGYHAFLPVNYTDASGQAGLVVTRDGALQLNAQNVLVDAAGHAIAPVNAAGQVIVGGRLVVNPLYHGTQIFSESGAPVYDANGQPSFRVYDAQGKQVAGGRLGLVDADVTQLEPLGEGEYMVGSSYQPQAVTPLLRAGTGRMVFGALESSNVNVAATMAQMMQAVNAYEANQRVAQSVDSMLNEAVTDVGKVQGG; this is encoded by the coding sequence ATGATTCAGGGTTTGACGGCGGCAGCCTCGGGGATGGCAGCAGAAGACCGGTTGGCGCAGCTTTTGTCCAATAACTTGGCCAACCAGGAGACGCCCGGTTTCAAGGCTTCCTTGGCCGAGCTCATCGAAGATCCCGTCTTTGCGATGGAGCGCTATGCGTACGGAGACGGAGCGGATGGGACAAGCATTGGCCAGATGGGCGGTGGCGTCGATTTTCAAGAAGGCGTTCCGTCCTTTGTGGAAGGCGGCATCGAGACGACCGGGCGCCCGCTCGATGTTGCCATCGTGGACAGCATCGCGTCGGGCGAAGTGGCCTACGCCTTCACGCCGCAAGGGGCACGGCCCGTGTCGGGCACGGTCCAGGTGGGGCCAGGCGGGCGCCTGACCGTGGGTGGTTTGCCGCTCGCCGTGTACGGCGCGGATGGCCAACCGGTGGCTGGGTTGTATGCGGTCCGCAACCCGCTGTATCAGGGCTCCGAGCTTCTGAGCCAAGGCGGCGGGCCCACCTACGATGCGGCCGGCAGACCGTCGTACATCATTGAAAACGCCGCGGGCCAGGCGGTGTACGTTCCGGGCAGCGAAACGGATGATCCGTACGCCATTCGCGTGGGCAATGCCGACGACATGGGCTACCACGCCTTTCTGCCGGTGAATTACACGGATGCGAGTGGACAAGCCGGCCTGGTGGTCACTCGCGACGGTGCGCTCCAGCTGAACGCGCAAAATGTGCTGGTGGACGCGGCGGGTCACGCCATCGCCCCCGTCAATGCAGCCGGGCAGGTGATCGTCGGTGGGCGGCTGGTCGTGAATCCGCTCTACCATGGCACGCAAATCTTTTCCGAGAGCGGGGCCCCGGTGTATGATGCCAATGGACAGCCTTCGTTCCGCGTGTACGACGCTCAGGGCAAGCAGGTTGCGGGCGGTCGGCTCGGACTCGTCGACGCCGACGTGACGCAGCTTGAACCGCTCGGCGAGGGCGAGTACATGGTCGGCAGCTCGTATCAGCCGCAGGCGGTCACGCCGCTTCTTCGGGCGGGGACAGGCCGCATGGTGTTTGGCGCTCTGGAGAGTTCCAATGTGAATGTGGCAGCGACGATGGCGCAAATGATGCAGGCTGTGAACGCCTATGAGGCCAATCAGCGCGTGGCGCAGTCGGTCGATTCGATGTTGAACGAGGCCGTGACGGACGTCGGCAAGGTCCAGGGCGGCTGA
- the mreB gene encoding rod shape-determining protein, with the protein MFSRDVGVDLGTANVLVHVKGQGIVLDEPSVVAIDQVTKQVVAVGEEARRMLGRTPGNIVAIRPLRDGVIADFEVTEIMLRHFLNKTIGKRFFGRPRVMICVPAGITSVEQKAVREAAEAVGIKQVDLIEEPKAAAIGAGLNIFEPSGSMVVDIGGGTTDIAVLSLGDVVTSTSLRIAGDKLDEAIVKYIRREYNLMIGERTAEELKKELATVYPGGRQAKTDVRGRDMVTGLPKTVTVHSEELRAALEEPVYAIVQATKSVLEQTPPELAADIFDKGVVLTGGGALVDGLDKLMQSELEIPVHIAENPMHCVVIGTGRVLESPEWNKYRDRGRRRARR; encoded by the coding sequence ATGTTTTCTAGGGACGTTGGTGTGGATCTGGGCACCGCGAATGTGCTGGTGCACGTCAAAGGGCAGGGCATTGTACTCGACGAGCCATCGGTCGTTGCAATAGATCAGGTGACGAAGCAGGTCGTCGCTGTTGGCGAAGAAGCTCGCCGCATGTTGGGGCGGACGCCGGGGAATATCGTCGCTATTCGCCCGCTGCGGGACGGCGTGATCGCGGACTTTGAGGTCACCGAGATTATGCTGCGCCACTTTCTCAACAAAACCATTGGCAAGCGATTCTTTGGGCGCCCGCGCGTGATGATCTGCGTCCCCGCGGGCATCACCTCTGTCGAGCAGAAGGCGGTTCGGGAGGCGGCGGAAGCCGTCGGCATCAAGCAGGTCGATTTAATCGAAGAGCCAAAGGCCGCCGCCATCGGTGCGGGACTGAACATTTTTGAGCCGAGCGGTTCCATGGTGGTCGACATCGGTGGCGGAACCACAGATATCGCGGTCTTGTCCTTGGGCGACGTGGTGACCTCGACGTCGCTCCGCATTGCCGGGGACAAGCTCGATGAGGCGATTGTCAAGTACATCCGGCGGGAGTACAACCTGATGATCGGCGAGCGGACGGCTGAAGAACTCAAAAAAGAACTGGCGACGGTCTATCCGGGAGGGCGGCAGGCGAAGACGGACGTGCGCGGGCGCGACATGGTGACGGGGCTGCCGAAGACAGTCACGGTTCATTCGGAAGAGCTCCGGGCAGCGCTGGAGGAGCCGGTCTACGCTATCGTTCAGGCGACCAAGTCTGTTTTGGAACAGACGCCGCCCGAGCTCGCGGCCGACATCTTTGACAAGGGAGTCGTGTTGACCGGGGGCGGTGCGCTGGTGGACGGCCTGGACAAGCTGATGCAGTCCGAATTGGAGATCCCTGTTCATATCGCCGAGAATCCCATGCATTGCGTGGTCATCGGCACGGGCCGGGTGCTGGAAAGCCCCGAATGGAACAAGTATCGGGATCGCGGCCGGCGCAGAGCCAGGCGGTGA